The following DNA comes from Bacteroidota bacterium.
CTTTGTTCGCTACTTCAATTTTTTCGTTCCACATTTTTTTCTCTTGTTCAAGCTGAAATCGTTTCAAGGGACCTTTGTCGCTGATGAAGAAAACGGTCATTAGAATCAAAAAGGGAATAATTCCCCACTTAAAAAGCTTATTTTTAAAAAGCTTTTTGATCCATCGTTCGGGTTGTCGCCAAGTAGGATTTTCTTTTCTGTAAAACTGGTCGTCCATTGTAAACGAAATGTAACTCAAAAATTAAGATTTTGCAAGCATTGGTTTTTCAAACAGCACCTCAAGCTCAGTCCCTCTTTGAATCGATTTTATAACGGCGAAGTTGTTCAATTCCATTAGCATAAAAATATTTTCTTGTGTCTCCCCGAAAAGTGGAAGAATGTTTGGATGAATTTCGATTTGAACTATTCGTGTTAGCGGCGAAGATAAAATTGTTTCAATTCCACGCAGGACATTCAACTCGGCGCCCTCGACATCTATCTTAATTGCCGTCGGTGAAAGAATCGTACCATGCTTTACTAACTCATCACCTTTTTGAATCTGAATCTTTTGTCCCCTCCCTGAAACCGGATAGTCGGTGCGAACGGCAAGGCTGTGTGTTCCGATATTGGCTGATTCGGACGTATGTAATTCGACTATACCTTCAGATTCGCCAATAGCCATTTGCAGCGGAGTTACATTTCTTAAATTATTTAGTTGAATATTATTAGCGAGAAGTTTGTGGGTGGATTTTTCCGGCTCGAAAGCAAAAACATTTCCTTTATTAACTTTAAGCGAAGAGAATATCGTATAAATTCCATAACTCGCTCCGATATCCCACACGGTATCGTCCGGTTATAGTTTATCTAAAAAAGTTTTCAAAACTTCCGACTCTCCCAGAAGCGATTCGACATCTTCTTTTATTTTAAAAGATGGTGTTGAAAATTTTGCAGTCAAATCCAAAAATGTTAACTCGGTTTTCGCATTGGAGAGAAAAATAAAATTATAAACAGAGCGGAGCGGCTTAAACAAACCCACCATCTTCAAAAATCCTGTGAGCTTCAATTTTATGTTTTGTAATTCCATATTTCCGTTCAAATATAAGAAATAATTTTTGAGTTTTGTAATATATGATTTTTGAAATTATATTGAACAAATGTTTATACCGACTACAAAAGAAGAAATTAAGAAATTAGGTTGGAAAGAGTTGGATGTAATTCTCGTTAGTGGCGATACTTACATCGACAGCTCTTATAACGGCGCTGCTATCATTGGTAA
Coding sequences within:
- a CDS encoding septum formation initiator family protein; amino-acid sequence: MSYISFTMDDQFYRKENPTWRQPERWIKKLFKNKLFKWGIIPFLILMTVFFISDKGPLKRFQLEQEKKMWNEKIEVANKEHTRLQRESEALDKDKFAIEKAAREKHGMMKEGETIYKLKENETK
- a CDS encoding FkbM family methyltransferase, encoding MWDIGASYGIYTIFSSLKVNKGNVFAFEPEKSTHKLLANNIQLNNLRNVTPLQMAIGESEGIVELHTSESANIGTHSLAVRTDYPVSGRGQKIQIQKGDELVKHGTILSPTAIKIDVEGAELNVLRGIETILSSPLTRIVQIEIHPNILPLFGETQENIFMLMELNNFAVIKSIQRGTELEVLFEKPMLAKS